Proteins encoded within one genomic window of Spirochaetota bacterium:
- a CDS encoding DUF1841 family protein yields MAFEDGLDLHKIIMQSIEVQIRDNDPPAVRATYERLLANGRDDATAKDMIASVIAEEIYLRMKENRTINEEMFAARLGELQ; encoded by the coding sequence ATGGCTTTCGAAGATGGTTTGGATCTGCATAAAATTATAATGCAGTCGATCGAAGTTCAGATACGGGACAATGACCCGCCGGCGGTCAGGGCAACCTACGAGCGCCTCCTGGCGAACGGCCGTGACGATGCGACGGCGAAGGACATGATAGCATCGGTAATAGCCGAGGAGATTTACCTCAGGATGAAGGAGAACAGGACAATAAACGAGGAAATGTTCGCTGCGCGCCTTGGAGAGCTCCAGTAA